Proteins encoded by one window of Carassius auratus strain Wakin chromosome 8, ASM336829v1, whole genome shotgun sequence:
- the LOC113106707 gene encoding protein Largen-like, giving the protein MSVSAAAEDGGVSKAQVKRQIRSIVKDLEHILGDLKDVAKELKEVVEEIDCLTSDLRLEEDLTDGSKTDTLNSSSSSTTTASSVKIYPEETLFRPPAVLKRPTHRAQDISLMQNGDPKTSGCPQSTRERVRFSEKVQYHGYCPDCDSNSTDLHLHTELINARHSPVHQSPEIASIAFPSQKPHKTILRKSTSTTV; this is encoded by the exons ATGTCCGTGAGCGCGGCGGCGGAGGACGGAGGCGTCAGTAAAGCGCAGGTCAAGCGTCAGATCAGGAGCATCGTGAAGGATCTCGAGCACATCCTGGGAGACCTGAAGGATGTGGCGAAGGAGCTCAAAGAG GTGGTGGAGGAGATCGACTGCCTGACGTCTGACCTCCGTCTGGAGGAGGATCTGACAGACGGCTCAAAGACAGACACGCTCAACAGCAGCTCCAGCAGCACCACCACGGCCTCCAGCGTCAAGATCTACCCCGAGGAGACGCTCTTCAGACCTCCAGCCGTCCTGAAGAGACCCACACACAGAGCCCAGGACATCTCGCTGATGCAGAACGGAGACCCAAAGACATCGGGCTGTCCTCAGAGCACGAGAGAGCGTGTGCGCTTCAGCGAGAAGGTGCAGTATCACGGCTACTGCCCGGACTGTGACAGCAACAGCACAGATCTGCACTTACACACCGAGCTGATCAACGCCAGACACAGTCCTGTCCATCAGAGCCCCGAGATCGCCAGCATCGCCTTCCCCTCGCAGAAACCACACAAGACCATTCTACGCAAGTCCACCAGCACCACCGTCTGA